One Deltaproteobacteria bacterium genomic region harbors:
- a CDS encoding amidohydrolase family protein: protein MAIALVGATVHTGQGPPLENATIVIDGARVHAVGAKLRPPDGATVIDVSGMVITPGLVAVGTRLGTLDVELESASVEATLPPSADPVRAALRAADTWNPASLTVPIARAGGITSALVMPEGGQISGQAAWVDLAEKEWLRRGSAALRVEIGAPLAATGPPPAGARAASFLRLRESLADARLYRGNRGPFLTNKLRALSISAADLDVLDRALARDLIVAVEVDRASDILTVIELANEYALRVVIVGGAEAWLVAGELARAEIPVALDAFADLPSSFSALRSRPDSAALLHSAGVRVILADLGSPHFAHRLRQSAGNAVAAGLPYDAALASITRVPAAVFGIADTGTIRAGAVANLVVWNGDPLEVTTWAERMWIRGQEVPLETRQDLLTRRYRQ, encoded by the coding sequence ATGGCGATAGCGCTGGTCGGCGCCACCGTCCACACCGGCCAGGGCCCGCCGCTCGAGAACGCGACGATCGTTATCGACGGCGCGCGCGTGCACGCCGTGGGCGCAAAGCTGCGCCCGCCCGACGGCGCGACCGTGATCGACGTGTCGGGAATGGTGATCACGCCCGGGCTCGTCGCGGTGGGCACGCGCCTGGGCACGCTCGACGTCGAGCTCGAGTCCGCGAGCGTCGAGGCCACGCTTCCCCCGTCGGCCGACCCGGTTCGCGCGGCGCTGCGCGCGGCCGACACTTGGAACCCCGCCTCGCTCACCGTGCCGATCGCGCGCGCGGGCGGAATCACGTCGGCCCTCGTCATGCCCGAAGGCGGGCAGATCTCGGGCCAGGCCGCCTGGGTCGACCTGGCCGAGAAGGAGTGGCTGCGCCGCGGCTCGGCAGCACTCCGCGTCGAGATCGGCGCGCCGCTCGCCGCCACCGGCCCGCCGCCCGCGGGCGCGCGCGCCGCCTCGTTCCTGCGCCTGCGCGAGTCACTCGCCGACGCGCGCCTGTACCGCGGCAACCGCGGCCCCTTCCTCACCAACAAGCTGCGCGCTCTCTCGATCTCGGCCGCCGACCTCGACGTGCTCGACCGCGCGCTCGCCCGCGACCTGATCGTCGCGGTCGAAGTCGACCGCGCCTCCGACATCCTCACCGTGATCGAGCTCGCGAACGAGTACGCGCTGCGCGTGGTGATCGTCGGCGGCGCCGAGGCGTGGCTCGTCGCGGGAGAGCTCGCGCGCGCCGAAATCCCAGTCGCGCTCGACGCCTTCGCCGACCTGCCCTCGAGCTTCAGCGCGCTGCGCAGTCGGCCCGACTCCGCGGCGCTGCTGCACTCTGCGGGCGTGCGCGTGATCCTCGCCGACCTCGGCAGCCCCCACTTCGCGCACCGCCTGCGCCAGTCGGCGGGAAACGCGGTCGCCGCCGGCCTGCCCTACGACGCGGCGCTCGCGTCGATCACGCGCGTGCCCGCCGCGGTCTTCGGCATTGCCGACACCGGGACGATCCGCGCCGGCGCGGTCGCGAACCTGGTGGTCTGGAACGGCGACCCGCTCGAAGTCACCACCTGGGCCGAGCGGATGTGGATCCGCGGTCAGGAAGTCCCGCTCGAGACGCGGCAGGATCTGCTGACGCGGCGGTACCGGCAGTAG